A genomic segment from Drosophila miranda strain MSH22 chromosome 3, D.miranda_PacBio2.1, whole genome shotgun sequence encodes:
- the LOC108158472 gene encoding transient receptor potential cation channel trpm isoform X16 codes for MLGKFTSNHVQVYHQYSRTVSVKKPVKHQPRSWIETNFQKRECIKFIPCPKDNTRCCCGQAQITHQTIQGIESGSPGDLWLPTKHTRPQPTDAYGTIEFQGGAHPTKAQYVRLSFDTRPELLVQLFTKEWNLELPKLLITVQGGKANFDLQAKLKKEIRKGLLKAAKTTGAWIFTGGTNTGVTKQVGDALLLEGQQRTGRVVSIGIAPWGIVERNHELLGHNREVPCHSISSPRSKLAVLNNRHAYFLLVDNGTQAKYGAELILRRKLEKFISNLKLHPFTHSSTPVVCLVIEGGTNTIRAVLEYVTDSPPVPVVVCDGSGRAADLLAFVHKYASDGEEQPVLESMRDYLIGTIQKTFEVGLDQAEKLYQELLQCTRNKNLITVFRIQEKPEGEAQELDQTILTALFKSQHLSPPEQLSLALTWNRVDIARSEIFVYGQEWPHGALDEAMMQALEHDRIDFVKLLLENGVSMKKFLTIPRLEELYNTKHGPANTLGYILRDVRPHIPKGYIYTLHDIGLVINKLMGGAYRSYYTRRKFRPIYAKVMNSYANACRKSSTYQYQRYAGANSLSLVTGLLPFTSEMALFEFPFNELLIWAVLTKRQQMALLMWTHGEEALAKSLVSCKLYKAMAHEAAEDDLDTEIYEELRSYAKEFESKGNKLLDFSYRQDAEKAQRLLTCELHSWSNQSCLSLAVAANHRALLAHPCSQVILADLWMGGLRTRKNTNFKVILGLVMPLYIRQLDFKSKEELQQMPQTEEEHLENQNLDNDDSDRSQPDAEALLADTYSVRDTKVHENGKVSLTDSDPAQFREFFNLSEYNEIKQHQPLRLKKKFHEFYTAPITKFWADSIAYMFFLIMFSFTVLVKMGPVPRWQEWYSIAYITTLGFEKVREIISSEPVAITHKFSVWAWNMWNPCDGAAIILFLIGLAFRFRPNTMDIGRVIYCVDSIYWYLRILNILGVNKYLGPLVTMMGKMVKNMIYFVVLLAVVLMSFGVSRQAILYPNSEPTWRLIREVTYQPYFMLYGEVFADDIDPPCGEDPRQPACVTGHWVTPITMSMYLLIANILLINLLIAVFNNIFNEVNSVSHQVWMFQRFTVVMEYQQKPVLPPPFIAFCHFYSLLKYCVRKAKGLEVQRDNGLKLFLEKDDLERLYDFEEECVEGFFHEQEIILNQSTDERVKNTTDRVETMSQKIEDINQKENIQTATVQNIEFRLRKMEESSEQILSHLAVIHRFMSTHTVGTDDMRGSAINIPAEIHRIRTISMSDTDGGGGSSGNGGGGGGGAAVPLVLGAGLNVNSLQVTNRRRFNRSLTEVRPDAYILDEGTHFEVVPLPEEPDEVVKSREALNEQVVRKASMQSEADSDIYLPLSQRPSTCETVKRTPYVTVRQDTGASTESKDTLTPLGTNDDDQTLVGGDNSDDAAPDINFEAARHRALRQRTVSLCRRNSETYSLAGADINRSHISLNQLTMLSRRQMSLTQSEPDSDKDAPPAAAGSTHPGKSVLHAKPSRNILLKLHSEYTSITDELESVCHMIASPTVSLQSNKASLDRPKTEMSRAEAAALQEKKHLKECEENDYRILEGLFEARGSIDASAEAFESVISVDYSHRYPLRRETAVELSPSKPSAEVDLMGGGGGGGDSSDTSGAGSCSAMGAVSSGFQLKNERPWQRNSSMEQQTYPSPLVPSRATSDFLNPPFESSGRLFKKSSESLQKNSSTETDYSAHPYRFIKQSSNETNTSLTGSYNVDTPSLTAEPSLDACDSHSATGISISVGAAGGTAARYQPIRTTSIGAADGRQLRDESSSSLQSPELGVQCSAPVTMQAPPAVPTRPMLLKKQFSLDKGKPQQAQITAEAMAIPESGLDAATVSQARVKLISSLKPQSHTSKLGMNVLKESSSSTEGSRDGEGLSTTSSAKNSNPALSIPQISTHLVQDEIAKLSSNIKSSTESEKDPPYNETMC; via the exons CATCAGCCGCGCAGTTGGATCGAGACAAATTTTCAGAAGCGCGAGTGCATCAAGTTCATACCATGCCCAAAGGACAACACAAG GTGCTGCTGCGGCCAGGCCCAAATCACGCATCAGACCATACAGGGCATCGAGAGCGGCTCGCCGGGGGACCTCTGGCTGCCGACGAAGCACACCCGACCACAGCCCACGGACGCCTATGGAACGATTGAGTTCCAAGGCGGTGCCCATCCCACAAAGGCTCAG TACGTTCGTTTGTCCTTCGACACTCGTCCAGAGCTGCTGGTGCAGCTGTTCACAAAGGAATGGAACCTGGAACTGCCGAAACTTCTGATCACCGTCCAAGGCGGCAAGGCCAACTTTGATTTGCAGGCGAAGCTAAAGAAG GAGATACGCAAAGGACTGCTGAAGGCGGCCAAGACCACGGGAGCGTGGATATTCACCGGCGGCACCAACACCG GGGTCACCAAGCAAGTGGGCGACGCCCTGCTCCTGGAGGGTCAGCAACGGACTGGGCGTGTGGTCAGCATCGGCATTGCCCCCTGGGGCATAGTCGAGCGCAATCATGAGCTGCTGGGGCACAATCGGGAGGTGCCTTGCCACAGCATTAGTTCGCCCAG ATCGAAATTGGCCGTGCTAAACAATCGGCACGCCTACTTCCTGCTAGTCGACAATGGGACCCAGGCGAAGTACGGGGCTGAATTGATTTTGCGGCGGAAGCTGGAGAAGTTCATATCGAACCTGAAGCTGCATCCAT TCACACATTCCAGTACGCCCGTCGTCTGCCTGGTGATCGAAGGCGGCACCAACACCATACGTGCGGTGCTCGAGTACGTGACGGACTCGCCGCCGGTGCCCGTAGTGGTGTGCGATGGATCCGGGCGTGCCGCCGACCTGCTCGCCTTCGTCCACAA ATATGCCTCGGACGGAGAGGAGCAGCCTGTGCTGGAGTCGATGAGGGATTATCTAATTGGAACCATACAGAAAACCTTCGAGGTGGGCCTGGACCAGGCCGAGAAACTCTACCAGGAGCTGCTGCAGTGCACGCGCAACAAGAACCTG ATTACCGTCTTTCGCATACAGGAAAAGCCCGAGGGCGAGGCGCAGGAGCTGGATCAGACCATTCTAACGGCCCTCTTCAAGTCGCAGCATCTCAGCCCTCCAGAGCAATTGAGTTTGGCACTGACATGGAACCGGGTGGACATAGCACGCAGCGAGATATTTGTCTACGGCCAGGAATGGCCCCACG GCGCCCTGGATGAAGCCATGATGCAGGCCCTGGAACACGATAGAATCGATTTTGTCAAATTACTTTTGGAGAACGGCGTTTCAATGAAGAAATTTTTAACAATACCGCGCCTCGAGGAGCTCTACAACACAAAGCACGGCCCGGCCAACACACTGGG GTACATTCTGCGCGATGTGCGGCCCCACATACCCAAGGGCTACATTTACACTCTCCACGACATTGGCCTGGTGATCAATAAACTGATGGGCGGCGCCTACCG GTCCTATTACACGCGCCGCAAGTTCCGTCCCATCTACGCCAAGGTCATGAACAGCTATGCCAACGCCTGCCGGAAGTCCTCGACATATCAATACCAAAGGTATGCGGGAGCCAATTCACTAAGTCTGGTGACGGGACTGCTGCCGTTTACCTCGGAGATGGCGCTGTTCGAGTTCCCGTTCAACGAGCTGCTG ATTTGGGCCGTTCTGACCAAGCGGCAGCAAATGGCTCTGCTCATGTGGACGCACGGCGAGGAGGCACTAGCCAAGTCACTGGTTTCCTGCAAACTTTACAAGGCCATGGCGCATGAGGCGGCCGAGGACGACTTGGACACAGAGATCTACGAGGAGCTGCGCTCCTATGCCAAGGAGTTCGAGAGCAAAG GCAACAAGCTCCTGGACTTCAGCTACCGCCAGGACGCGGAGAAGGCGCAACGTTTGCTCACCTGCGAGCTGCATTCGTGGTCCAACCAGAGCTGCCTGTCACTGGCCGTGGCGGCGAATCACCGGGCTCTCCTTGCCCACCCCTGTAGTCAGGTCATCCTGGCCGATCTCTGGATGGGCGGCCTACGCACCCGCAAGAATACCAACTTCAAG GTCATCTTGGGCTTGGTGATGCCTTTGTACATCAGGCAGCTGGACTTCAAGTCAAAGGAAGAGCTCCAGCAAATGCCGCAAACCGAGGAGGAGCACTTGGAGAACCAAAACTTGGACAATGACGATTCGGATCGCTCCCAGCCCGATGCCGAG GCTCTATTGGCGGATACTTATTCAGTACGCGATACAAAAGTACACGAAAATGGCAAA GTCTCGCTCACTGACTCAGATCCCGCGCAGTTCCGGGAGTTCTTCAACTTGTCGGAGTACAACGAAATCAAGCAGCACCAGCCCCTGCGCCTGAAGAAAAAGTTCCACGAGTTTTACACAGCCCCCATTACCAAGTTCTGGGCTGATTCG ATTGCCTACATGTTCTTTCTGATAATGTTCTCGTTCACGGTTCTGGTCAAGATGGGACCGGTGCCGCGGTGGCAGGAGTGGTATTCGATAGCTTACATCACGACTCTGGGATTCGAGAAGGTTCGCGAAATCATATCCTCGGAGCCAGTGGCCATTAC GCATAAATTTTCTGTGTGGGCGTGGAACATGTGGAACCCGTGCGACGGAGCTGCCATAATACTCTTCCTCATTGGTCTGGCATTCCGCTTCCGCCCCAACACAATGGACATCGGACGAGTCATCTACTGCGTGGACAGCATCTACTGGTATCTGCGCATACTGAACATCCTTGGCGTCAATAAATATCTTG GTCCCCTGGTCACCATGATGGGTAAAATGGTCAAGAACATGATATACTTCGTCGTCCTGTTGGCTGTCGTCCTGATGAGCTTCGGCGTCAGCCGTCAGGCCATACTGTACCCCAACAGCGAGCCAACTTGGCGGCTGATCAGAGAG GTCACCTACCAACCCTACTTCATGCTGTACGGGGAGGTGTTTGCCGACGACATTGACCCTCCCTGCGGCGAGGATCCGCGTCAGCCGGCCTGCGTGACGG GCCATTGGGTGACACCGATAACGATGTCCATGTATCTGTTGATTGCCAATATTCTGTTGATAAATCTGCTCATCGCCGTGTTCAACAATATCTTCAACGAGGTGAACTCGGTGTCACATCAG GTTTGGATGTTCCAGCGATTCACGGTGGTGATGGAGTACCAGCAGAAGCCCGTCCTGCCGCCGCCTTTCATTGCCTTTTGCCATTTCTATTCCCTGCTAAAGTACTGTGTGCGCAAAGCGAAAG GATTGGAGGTGCAGCGGGACAATGGTCTCAAACTGTTCCTGGAGAAGGATGACTTGGAACGACTGTACGACTTTGAGGAGGAATGCGTGGAGGGTTTTTTCCACGAACAGGAAATAATATTGAATCAGTCCACCGACGAGCGGGTGAAGAACACAACGGACCGGGTCGAGACCATGTCCCAGAAAATCGAGGACATCAATCAAAAGGAGAACATACAAACAGCTACTGTGCAG AACATTGAATTTCGTTTGCGGAAGATGGAGGAGTCGTCCGAACAGATACTGTCCCACCTGGCGGTCATACATCGCTTCATGTCTACACACACGGTAGGTACGGATGACATGCGCGGCTCCGCGATAAACATTCCAGCTGAAATCCATCGCATTCGCACCATTTCAATGTCGGATACCGATGGCGGCGGTGGAAGCTCAGGAAATGGAGGGGGCGGTGGTGGAGGCGCTGCAGTGCCGCTTGTTCTAGGTGCCGGCCTGAATGTAAATTCCTTGCAG GTGACCAACCGACGCCGCTTTAATCGCTCTCTAACGGAGGTGCGTCCAGACGCCTACATCCTCGACGAAGGCACCCACTTTGAGGTGGTGCCCTTGCCGGAGGAGCCGGATGAAGTGGTCAAGTCGCGGGAGGCCCTCAACGAGCAGGTCGTGCGGAAGGCATCGATGCAGTCGGAGGCAGACTCGGATATCTATCTGCCGTTATCGCAGCGTCCCTCTACCTGTGAGACGGTGAAGCGCACTCCATATGTTACTGTGCGCCAGGACACGGGGGCCAGCACGGAGAGTAAGGACACCTTGACACCTCTAGGCACCAACGATGACGACCAGACGCTCGTCGGGGGCGACAACTCCGATGATGCGGCCCCGGACATCAACTTTGAGG CTGCCAGGCATCGAGCGCTGCGCCAGCGCACAGTCTCGCTCTGCCGCCGCAACTCGGAGACGTATTCGCTGGCCGGCGCGGACATAAACCGATCGCACATTAGCCTTAACCAGCTGACAATGCTGTCGCGTCGCCAGATGAGCCTGACTCAGTCCGAGCCGGACAGTGACAAGGACGCGCCGCCAGCGGCTGCAGGCAGCACACATCCGG GTAAATCAGTATTGCATGCGAAACCCTCAAGAAATATCTTGCTGAAACTGCACAGCGAGTACACGTCGATCACTGATGAGCTGGAGAGCGTCTGCCACATGATTGCCTCGCCAACGGTCTCCCTGCAGAGTAACAAAG CTTCATTGGATCGCCCCAAGACGGAAATGTCGCGCGCAGAAGCCGCGGCATTACAAGAGAAGAAGCATTTGAAGGAGTGTGAGGAGAACGATTACAGAATACTAGAGGGCCTGTTCGAGGCACGTGGATCCATCGATGCCAGCGCCGAGGCCTTTGAG AGCGTCATATCCGTGGACTACAGCCATCGCTATCCACTGCGTCGAGAGACTGCCGTGGAGCTGTCGCCTTCGAAGCCCTCAGCTGAGGTTGATCTCATGGGGGGCGGCGGAGGTGGCGGAGACAGCAGCGATACAAGTGGAGCAGGTAGCTGCAGTGCCATGGGGGCAGTCTCAAGTGGGTTTCAGCTCAAAAACGAGCGCCCCTGGCAGCGCAACTCCTCAATGGAGCAGCAGACATATCCGTCACCTCTGGTTCCCTCGAGAGCCACAAGCGACTTCCTCAATCCACCCTTCGAAAGCAGCGGACGCCTGTTCAAGAAATCGAGCGAAAGTCTGCAGAAGAACTCCAGTACTGAAACAGACTATTCTGCCCATCCGTATCGCTTCATCAAGCAGAGTTCCAACGAGACGAACACCTCGCTCACCGGCTCCTACAACGTGGACACGCCCTCACTTACTGCGGAGCCCTCTTTGGATGCCTGCGACTCGCATTCGGCGACGGGAATTTCCATAAGCGTTGGTGCTGCTGGCGGAACTGCCGCGCGTTACCAGCCCATTCGCACGACTTCCATTGGCGCGGCCGATGGAAGGCAGCTGCGCGACGAGAGCTCTAGTTCGCTGCAGAGTCCAGAGCTCGGAGTCCAATGCTCGGCGCCAGTGACGATGCAGGCACCGCCAGCTGTACCAACACGCCCGATGCTGCTGAAGAAACAGTTTAGCCTCGACAAGGGCAAGCCACAGCAAGCGCAAATTACTGCAGAGGCTATGGCCATACCAGAATCGGGCTTAGATGCAGCAACTGTTTCCCAGGCCAGGGTCAAACTGATTTCCTCGCTAAAGCCTCAGTCTCATACGAGCAAGCTGGGAATGAACGTACTCAAGGAAAGCAGCTCCAGCACAGAGGGGTCCCGCGATGGCGAAGGCCTGTCCACTACGTCCTCGGCGAAAAACAGCAACCCGGCTCTCTCCATACCGCAGATTAGCACGCATCTGGTGCAAGATGAGATCGCCAAGCTGTCATCCAACATAAAAAGCAGCACTGAATCTGAAAAGGACCCGCCGTATAACGAGACAATGTGTTAG